In Bradyrhizobium paxllaeri, the genomic stretch CGCCGACGGCGCGGAGCGCCAGCAGCGTGACCGTTTGCACGGCGTCACGCAGCTTCGCCGGATCATCGAGGTTCTCCGGCGCCAGCGGACCAACCAGCGATTCATGCAACGCGCCGAGCAGCGCGGTCGCGGCCAGCGCGGTATCCTGCACCGGCAGGTGGCCGGCGCGCACCGCGGCGTCGATTCGGGCGGCAATCTCGCCTGATATTTCGCGGCGGCTGGCAAGGCGCGACACCGAGACGTCGACATCGACCGGCTCCGCCAGAATGCCCCAGGCGAGCTTGCGCTGCGACAGCACCTGCACGGCGACCGTGGTGACGGCGGCGGCAAGCGCCGAGGACGGTCCGGGTGCCGCGTCCGCCGCACGGCGGATCGCCGCGAGTCCGTCGCGCGATACCTCGGCGATCAACTCGGAAATCAGCTCGGCCTTGGACGGGAAGTAGCGATAGACGGTACCGGCCGCGACATTGGCGCGGATCGCGACGGGGGCGATCTGCACCGCCGCCATGCCGCCCTCGGCCGCGGCATCCCGCGCCGCCGCCAGGATGGCGCTGCGCCGTGCTGCCAGCCGCTTTACGACCTGATGGGTTCGCCGATACACCATGGCGCGTTTTCCGTCCCCCGCGCGCCCTCAAGCCCCACGGAGCCTGCCAGAACGCGCGCACATTCAATGTCTTGAGCGATAAGTCATCGCTTTGAAGAAGTGAACAACTATTCACGCCTGATGACAAGACGGTTTTACAGACGGTCGTCCAGGCGGGGCATTTCACCTTTAACAGCCTCTCAACGCCGCCCGGTTAGCATGCCATATCGGGCAGCCTCAGATTGCTGTTCTCGCGCTTCGCGTTGAGGCCTGCCGACGCGGTGAACTTGGTCCGATGCGCGCCATCTGGCGGCACTCGGAGCGTGCACGCCCGCGCGGAGCTATCCTGGAGAAAATTTACCTTGTTGCGCCTTGTCGCCTTCCTGGTTGGTGGCCTGCTGATCGGCGCGATCGCCGGCAAGTTCTGGACCTGGAACGCCCGCCAGGCCGACTGGACCGCGGTTGCGCCGCCGGCGCGCATCGAAAGGCCGTGCCTTCCCGTATCGGGCAAGACGGCCGTCATCGTCGTGCACGGCCAGAGCAACGCAGGCAACTTTGGAAGTGCCCGGCACACGGCGCGAGACGGCGTCGACAATTTCGATCCCGCGATCGGCAAATGTTTCGCGGCGGCTGACCCCCTGCTCGGTACCGACGGCATGGGTGGGAGCTTTGCAACGCGTCTTGGCGACATCCTGATCGAAGCCGGACGTTACGACCGCGTGGTCCTCGTCCCGCTCGCCGTCGGCGGGGCCTCGCTTTCCTTTTTGAACAACGAGGGCGCCTTGGTGATCACCAACGGCATCGCGAAGCTGAAGGCCGCGGGACTGACGCCGACGCACATCCTGTTTCAGCAGGGCGAGAGGGACGCGCTGTTGACGACGTCGGCCGAACAATATGCGTCGCTGTTGCATCAACTGGTGAAGCGGTTTCGCGACGCCGGCATCGCTGCACCCTTCTATCTGTCACGCAGTACAAAATGCGACTATGCCGGGCCAACGAACATGGCGGCCGTCCGGGCCGGCCAACTGGCTGCGGTCGATCAGGCGCTGGACATCCGCCAAGGGCCCGACACCGATACGATCGGAAATGAAGGCCGCATCTCCGACGGCTGCCATATGAACGAGATCGGTACGCTGGCGAATGCGGCCCTGTGGGCGGCCTTCATCAAATAGCGACCGGTGATCCGAAGCCCGCCATCAAGCACGCACAGTAGCAAGCGCCGGCATCGGCTCGTGCCGCCACCATGATCCGCCGCGGCGCAGAACCAGCGCGGCCACGATCAGCGTGGCGCCAAGGCCTGTCGGTATACCGCTGAACATGTAGCATACGAGAAGCGCGACGACGACGCCGAGCGCCGGAAGCTCGTAAGAACGAAAGCCGGTCTTCAATCCGATGCGGACCAGGAAGGCGACCGGGATCGCCAGCACCATCATATCGTACATGAAGAGATAGGGCGTGGTCAGCAGCGTGCCGGCACCAAGCGCGGCCGCCTTCAGCGTGTAGGGCACGCGGCTTCGCCACACCAGCGCTACTACTACGGCGACGGAAGCGGTGAGAACCCATTGGAATGCCCAGCCGAGCGGCTCGCTGCCGCCGAAGTAACGCACCATCGAGAAGATGCTTTGCATCTTCCACCACGGAGCCTTCCCTTCGGTCAGGAACGCCTGCGAAAATTTCGGCATCCAGTGGAAGAATGCCAGCCAGCTTTCGAAGCCGAAGGCAAGCAGGGAAGCAAACGCCACCACGAGCGCCGTTACGGCGGCGCTGATGAACACGCGCCAATGCCCGGCCGCGATCAGTACGATCGGAAACAGCAGCCCGTATTGCGGCTTGTACGTCAGAAGGCCGAGGCAGATGCCTGCCAGCACCGGCCGTACCGGGATCAGATAGAGCGTGCCGCCGACCAGCGCCGCGGTGAGAAAGCCGTTCTGCCCAACCAGCGCATTGATGAACGCCATCGGAATGGCGAGCGCGAGCAGATAGCCGAAGCTGTGGCCAACGATCGCGCGCATCGCGACAACAAAGGGCACAAAACTGACCGCGACCCAGCCGATGAACGCGGCCTGATAGGGAAGCTGCGCCAGCACGGATGCGACGAACAGGAATGGCGGCGGATAGTGCCAGGCGAAATAGCCGACAAAATCCTTGCCGAGCTTTGCGACCTCGACCTGCTTCTGGATGTCCCAGTCATAGGCCTGTGCCGGCACGCCGTCGAGCACCAGACGGCCGGCAGCCCAGACGTTGATGAAATCGGTCGGGATGCCGAGTCCATCAGCATCGTAAACCCACCAGCGTGAGAGATACGCCGCCCCGCACAGGGTCACATTCGCAACCGCCAGCACCAGGCAGACCCTGACGAGCCACGCGGGAATTGCGCTTTGCCCCGGTTCAGGCCTGAGGGCGGAAAGAGAGGCGGTCATGCGCGGTCCTTGCCTTGCGTGCGCTGTTCGAAAGCGCACGTCCCCAAGCAATAGGCCGGACTGAATTGAGGAAATCTTAAGTTCTGGCGCGGTGACCCGTCGTTTTCGTCGTCGTCCCTACGAACACAGGGACCCATGACCACCGAAGCCGGTGGTTGACGTCAGGGCGCCTTCCATCGTGCCTTGTCGATAGAATACGCGGTAAGGGTCCCCCGCATGCGCGGGGACAACGAGCAGCTCAGCGCACCTTCCGCGTGTTCTGATGAGATCGAAGGAGACCACCATGCGCTTCTGGATTGAATGCACGAGGTTCGAGACGGGGCAGCCCATCCATATCAATATCGCGCTGGTGGGCAGCATGTCGCGCGACGGCGAGCGCACCGTGCTCGCCTTTGTCGGCGGCGACGGACAGACGATCGAGGTGACGGAGACGCCTGAGCGGATTCTGGACGTGCACTTCGGGCCGCTGGCGAAGGCGTGACCGCGCAGTTTCGTCATTGCGAGGAGCGATAGCGACGAAGCAATCCATTCTTTCGTTACGCGGAGTGTGGATTGCTTCGCTTCGCTCGCAATGACGGTGGTGGCACAAAAAAACGCGGCGTCTCCGCCGCGTTTTCGTCGTTCAGAACTGGGGGCCGCTTTACGCCTGCGGCTGCGGCTCCAGACCCGGGTCCGGATCGGGACGCGGGCGCGGCTTGCCGGCGGGCGGCACGGCCGAGGCGCGCGGCGTGCTCGGCTCCAAGACCGACTCGCGGTTGGGCTTCTTGCCCTTCAACAGGTCGATGATCTCGTCGCCGCTCAGCGTCTCGAATTCGAGCAGGCCCTTGGCCAAGGTCTCGAGGTCTTCGCGCTTCTCGGTGAGGATCTTGGTGGCCTCGTTGTAGCCTTCCTCGACCAGCCGCTTGATCTCCTTGTCGATCTTCTGGACGGTTGCTTCCGAAGCGTTCTGCGTGCGCGAAACCGACATACCCAGAAACACCTCGTCCTGGTTTTCGCCATAGGACACGGTGCCGAGCTCTTCCGACAGGCCCCAGCGCGTCACCATCATGCGCGCCAGGCGCGTCGCCTGCTCGATGTCGGAGGCAGCGCCCGAGGTGACCTTCTCGCGGCCGAAGATCAGCTCTTCCGCGACACGGCCGCCCATCATGATGGCAAGCCGCGAGGTCATCTGCTCCAGCGACATCGACAGCTTGTCACGCTCGGGCAACTGCATCACCATGCCGAGTGCACGGCCACGCGGAATGATCGTGGCCTTGTGGATCGGATCGGTCGCGACGACGTTGAGGCCGACGATGGCGTGGCCGCCTTCGTGATAGGCCGTCAGCAGCTTCTCTTCCTCGGTCATGACGAGCGACTTGCGCTCGGCGCCCATCATCACCTTGTCCTTTGCTTCCTCGAACTCGGCCTGCGTCACCATCCGCTTGTTGCGGCGGGCAGCGGTCAGCGCGGCCTCGTTCACGAGGTTCATCAGGTCGGCGCCGGAGAAGCCCGGGGTGCCGCGTGCGATGGTCTTGAGGTTGATATCCGGCGCCAGCGGCACCTTGCGGACGTGAACCTTGAGGATCTGCTCGCGGCCGACGACATCCGGATTCGGCACCACGACCTGGCGGTCGAAGCGGCCGGGACGCAGCAGCGCCGGATCGAGCACGTCGGGCCGGTTGGTCGCCGCGATCAGGATCACGCCTTCATTGGCTTCAAAGCCGTCCATCTCGACCAGCAACTGGTTGAGGGTCTGTTCGCGCTCGTCATTGCCGCCGCCGAGACCGGCGCCGCGATGACGGCCGACCGCATCGATTTCGTCGATGAAGATGATGCAGGGCGCGTTCTTCTTGGCCTGCTCGAACATGTCACGGACGCGCGAAGCGCCGACGCCGACGAACATTTCGACGAAGTCCGAACCCGAGATGGTGAAGAACGGCACGTTGGCTTCGCCCGCGACTGCGCGCGCGATCAGCGTCTTGCCGGTGCCGGGAGGGCCGACCAGCAGCACGCCGCGCGGAATCCGTCCGCCGAGGCGCTGGAATTTTCCGGGATCGCGGAGGAATTCGACGATCTCCTGCAGGTCCTGCTTGGCCTCGTCGACGCCGGCGACGTCCTCGAAGGTGACGCGGCCATGGGCCTCCGTCAGCATCTTGGCGCGCGACTTGCCAAAGCCCATCGCCTTGCCGGCGCCGCCCTGCATCTGCCGCGACAGGAAGATCCACACGCCGATCAGCGCAATGAAGGGCAGCCAGGAAACCAGCAGCGACACGAACCACGGCACGTTGTCGCCGGGCGGCTTGGCGGTGATCTGGACCTTGGCGTCATAGAGACGCTTCACCAGCGTCGGATCGCTGGGCGCATAGGTCTGGAAGCTGGAGCCATTGGTGAAGGTGCCGTGAATGTCCGGCCCCTGGATCACGACATCGCGGACGCGGTTCGCGTCGACCTCGCTCAAGAGCTGCGAGAACGAGATGTCCTGCGAGGACGTGCGCTGACCCGGATTCTGAAAAAGCGTGAACAATGCCAATAGCAGCAAGACAATGATGACCCAGAGGGCGAAGTTGCGCAGATTGGCGTTCATTGATCTTCCTTCGTGGTCGCGCGGATCGCGGCCCTATGTCCTTGGCAGTAACCTTGAGTATTCCTTGGGTAGTGAGGCGAGAATCCCCGGTCCACTGCACCCAATTTAGGTGGCGCCCGGGTCAATGCCAAGGGAACCACTCAGGACTATTTAACGTATCTTAACGCGATTCCCGGTCAAAAAATGACGCAAAAATCAGGGTTTTTCCGGGGTGGTTAAGGCTCTTCGTCCCGAGATCGCTGTTATTTCGATATGGGGACGTTTCTCAGACTCTGCCACCCCGGCGCGGCGGCGCTGGATTAACATGAATTCGGCCTTCGATCAGGCTGATTGCCGCCCCGGCAAGCGTCTGTTTCAACCGTGTCTGCTTCTCGCCGTTGGCAATGGCGTTGTCCAGTACCGCCAGCAGCGCCTCGAGCTTGCCGAGTTCCGCCGGTCCTTCGTAACCGGCCCGGTCGATGGCGCGCTTGAGCAGCCGAAGCCGGATCTCCTCGGGCAGACCGGCAAACGCGCCGGCATCGAATCCGAACCGCGCGGCATCATCGCGATCTCTCAACGCGAGATAGCACTCGGCGCCGTCGGCCAGCACTTCGATCGCGGCATTCGCCCGCGCCAGTCGCGATGCCAGCCGCGCCAAGTTTCGGCTGTCACCGCCCTCCTCCGCCAGAACGGGCATCAACGCGCGCAGCCGCGGCCGCGTGAAACTCATGTCGCGATTGGTGGGATCGTCGGCAAAGGCGATCCTCGCCTTGTCCAGCGTCGCAACGAGGCGCGATTTCGGAACGTCGAGCAACGGTCGCGCCAGCCACACGCCCTCGCGCTCGCTCTCGCGCGCCATCGCCGCGAGGCCAGCGATGCCGCTGCCGCGCAGCATCCGCATCAACAGCGTTTCGGCCTGGTCGTCGCGGGTGTGCGCGGTGAGAATGTGCGTGGCGCCACTTGTCCTCGCTGCTTTCGCCAGCAGACGATAGCGCGCCGCGCGGGCTGCGGCTGGCACGCCGGTCTTCGGCTTGGGCCCGGTCCAGCGCAGCGTGCGATGGGGCACATCGAGCGTGCGTGCGAGACGTTTGACGTCACGCGCCTCGCGCGCGGCCTCGACCCGCAGGCCGTGGTCCACGGTGACGGCGATCAACCGCGGCCCGCGCGGCGCAGCGCGGCGCCAGCGGGCGGCAAGCCACATCAGGGCAAGCGAGTCGGGACCGCCTGATACCGCAAGCACGAGCGCGGACGCAGCCTTCCAGGGCGCGAACAGCTCTTTCGCTTGCTGTACCGAGATCGGCGCGTGGTCGTCGTCAGGCATGTCATCGCCAGTCTATTCGAGGCCGACAGCGGCCTCGACCGGCCAATGCTTTAGCACTTAACCCGCTTCTGCTCACGATCGACGGCGGCTTTGACCCCGGCAGAGGCGCGCGGATATTTCCGCGTCACCTCGCCGAGCGCCGCGCAGGCGGCTTCCTTTTCCTTCAGCGCCGCCAGCGACTGGCCGAGCCGCAGCAGCGCGTCGGGCGCCTTGCCCGATTTGTCGTATTTGGAGGTCACGCCGAGAAACGTTTCGGCGGCGTCGCGGTATTGCTGGCGCTGGAAATAGCTTTCGCCGAGCCAGTATTGCGCATCCCCGATCAGCGGGTCGCTCGGATATTTCTGCGAAAAGTTCTTCATCGTCTCTTCGGCCAGCGCATAGTCCTTGCGCTGCATGTAGCCGATGCCGAGATCGAACTCGTCCTTCGACGTGGCCGAGGGCGGCAGCGTGGTCAGTGCGGCGCTGGCGCCCGGACCGGGGCCACGCTGCGGCGCGGCTGCAGCCGGCGCGCCGGCATCGCGCGGACCGCCGAGATTGAGCGGCTCGCCCGGACCGCGTCCGCCGGGGGCGCCGACGGAAGCTTCATTCGAGATCGGCATCTGGCCGCCGCCAAGCGCGCGCGGCGCACCGGGGGCGTTGGGATTCTGGCTGGGATCGAATGCATCGCCACGGCGACGGCCGCCCACCTGCGGAGCTGCCGGGTCCTGTGCGATCGGCGCGGGCGAGGCGATCTGCGGCTGCTGGTCATAGCCGGGCTGTGCCTGCGGATACCCCTGCGGCTGACGAGGCCCCTGCTGCGGGTAAGCTTGCTGCGGATAGGCCTGCGGCCCTTGCGGCGGGCCCGGCTGCGCAACTGGCGGCGCCGCGGCCGCGCTGGGCTGCGCCTGCGGAGGCTGACCGCCCGGTGCCGGCGGTGCGGCGCCGAGCTGGCGCAGCCGTTCCTCGAGCTGCCGGTTGCGGTACTGCAGTTCCTCGTTCTGGCCGGTCAGTTGGCGGAGCTGCTGTTCCAGCCGCTGGATCCGCATTTCCGCGTCGGCGTCATCGGACTGTGGCTGGCCCTGCGGGTAGCCTTGCGGAGCGCGTTCGCGCTCCCACGGGAACGTGATCTGTGCGGACGAGGGTTGCACGGACAAAGCCAGCATCGCGGCCATCGCCGCAGCGCCGGTAACGTTGAGGAATCTGGATGACATTTTGCCCTGATGACGAAGCCGTGTGTCAAACGAAAGCAGAACACATTGAGAGAGCGAGTACGCCGGAATTGTGACTGGCATTTCCGAATCCGGACGCCGGGTTCCGGTATGGTTTAGTATCTCCTTCAAGACAAGCCGCCCAGCCCAGCGGACCGTTCACAAATCGAGGGAGACCCACGCATGCACGTATCCGTGAACGGGGTTCGGCTGTTCTTCGATGTCGAGGGTGCGAAGCTGGTCCCGGACGGGCCCATCATGCGGGAAAAGCCCACCTTGCTGCTTCTCCACGGTGGCCCCGGCTTTGATCATTCAATTTACAAACCGGCCTACTCCCCCCTCTCGGATATCGCCCAGATCGTCTATCTCGACCATCGCGGCAATGGCCGCAGCGAGGATGGCCCGCGAGAGGGCTGGACGCTGGCGCAGTGGGGCGACGACGTGCACGCGTTCTGCGAGGTGCTTGGCATCACCGAGCCGATCGTGCTCGGCGCCTCATTCGGCGGCATGGTCGCATTGGCCTATGCGACGCGACATCCGAACCATGCTTCGAAGCTGGTCCTGGTCAGCACCGCGGCCGCCGGCGACGAATATCTGGAGCGACGGGTCGAGCTGTTCGAACGCTTCGGCGGACCGGAGGTCGGCGCGCTGGCGCGGCGGCGCCTGCTGGAACAACGGGGCCATCCGGACCAGACTTCGGTGGAGGCCTGGGCGCGGCTGGCGATGCCGCATTACACGCGCGTCCCGCGCGATCCCGACATGGGACGCCGCGCCATCAACCGGCCGCCGGTGCTGCAATGGTTCACACGGCCCGACGGCGAGAGCCACAACTACAATTTCTTCCCCGACCTGGACCGCATCCAGTGTCCGACCCTGGTGCTCGGCGGTGAGGACGATCCGATGCATCCGATCGAGAGCCAAGCCGACATCGCAGCCGCGCTGCCGCCGCATCTGGTGCGGTTCGAACGATTCGCTGACTGCCGGCACGCATGCATACAAGACGCACCCGAACGCACGCTGGCCACAATCCGCAACTTCATCCTGCGCCCAAAATGAAACCGGCGCCCGAAGGCGCCGGCTTGAAACTCTGCGAGGTCGAATTCGTCAGGCGCCCGCGTTCAGTACCGTGACGGCGCGGCGGTTCTGCGACCAGCAGGAGATGTCGTTACAGACAGCGACCGGACGCTCCTTACCGTAGGAGATGGTGCGCATGCGGTTCGGGTCGATGCCGCGCGAGGCGAGATAGCTGCGCACCGACTGGGCGCGGCGGGCGCCGAGCGCGATGTTGTATTCGCGGGTGCCGCGCTCGTCGGCATGACCTTCGATGGTGAAGGAATAGCGGTTGTAGGTCTGCAGCCACTGCGCCTGCTTCTCCAGCGTGGCAATCGCCTGCGGGCTCAGATCGGTCTGGTCGCTCTCGAAGAACACGCGGTCGCCGACATTGACCACGAAGTCCTGCTGGCTTCCCGGGGTGGCCGCGCTCGCCATCGCGCCGTCGGCGCCGACGTTGTTCTTGGCGCAGGCGCCCATCGACAGCGCCACAGCGACCACAGCCGCCAGCTTCCATCCCTGGAGGATACGCATCTGATATTTCATTCCGGAGCCTCCAACGCTCACGTTTTTCGACTGTTACCCGGTCTACAGGCCGATGGTTAAGCGAACGTTCCGTCAACCTTGATGGAACCTTGCCAGGCTCGCTCAAATGCCGACAAACCGTGAAAAGCGACTGCGATAGTTAATGGTTTGTAAATGTGGCGCGATGGTGAAAGCAAGGGCACACAGGCCGAAATCACCGGATTTGAGCGTTCAGCATCGCCGGGACGGGACCGGCATTCAGGAATATGAACCGCCGCGCCGGAGAACCCGCGGGGTCGCGCAGCCGGATCTGATTCGCCGTCGAGCCAGGTTCAGGAAGTCAGAACGATCGAGGGCCGCTCGAAGGAGGAGACAACGCCGTGTGGCGACGAATGTCGCTCGCCGTCGCGCTCGAAGAGCATCCGCCGCTCGGCCGAGGTCGAACGCATGATGGGAAAACGGGCCAATACCTTATCCCGCACAGCCCCGAAATCGCAGGCCATCAAGGCAACCTTGTGGGATATGATCGGAATCGGACGCGGTTCAGCGATGGCTTCTTGCAAGAAGACTCGGCGGTAAAACGCCTGATGCTCGGCGCGAACGAGCGCGAGCCCGGTGTCGGCGTTGAAATAGGCGCACGCCATATAGCCCAGCCGCACCGTCAGGTAGGGAAGTTCCGGAAACCGCCCGGCTTTTTCGGGGTCGGCAGCCAGGCGCGACGGATCGACGAAAACCTCCCCTTTATCGAGGCGAGGATGCAGCACATCGCCGAACAAATCGGTGGTGTGGGACATCCGCCATTCCGACGTCAGGACATGGAGGCGGACGGAGCTGCAGAGTTCTCCGTCAATATAAATTCCGAACGTCCGGGCGTTGGGAGCATCATCATAGGGATCGTGGACGCGCTCGGACTCTGAAGGCGGGATCAATCCGCCATTCAGATAGG encodes the following:
- the pal gene encoding peptidoglycan-associated lipoprotein Pal is translated as MKYQMRILQGWKLAAVVAVALSMGACAKNNVGADGAMASAATPGSQQDFVVNVGDRVFFESDQTDLSPQAIATLEKQAQWLQTYNRYSFTIEGHADERGTREYNIALGARRAQSVRSYLASRGIDPNRMRTISYGKERPVAVCNDISCWSQNRRAVTVLNAGA
- a CDS encoding glycosyltransferase family 87 protein; protein product: MTASLSALRPEPGQSAIPAWLVRVCLVLAVANVTLCGAAYLSRWWVYDADGLGIPTDFINVWAAGRLVLDGVPAQAYDWDIQKQVEVAKLGKDFVGYFAWHYPPPFLFVASVLAQLPYQAAFIGWVAVSFVPFVVAMRAIVGHSFGYLLALAIPMAFINALVGQNGFLTAALVGGTLYLIPVRPVLAGICLGLLTYKPQYGLLFPIVLIAAGHWRVFISAAVTALVVAFASLLAFGFESWLAFFHWMPKFSQAFLTEGKAPWWKMQSIFSMVRYFGGSEPLGWAFQWVLTASVAVVVALVWRSRVPYTLKAAALGAGTLLTTPYLFMYDMMVLAIPVAFLVRIGLKTGFRSYELPALGVVVALLVCYMFSGIPTGLGATLIVAALVLRRGGSWWRHEPMPALATVRA
- the ftsH gene encoding ATP-dependent zinc metalloprotease FtsH; this encodes MNANLRNFALWVIIVLLLLALFTLFQNPGQRTSSQDISFSQLLSEVDANRVRDVVIQGPDIHGTFTNGSSFQTYAPSDPTLVKRLYDAKVQITAKPPGDNVPWFVSLLVSWLPFIALIGVWIFLSRQMQGGAGKAMGFGKSRAKMLTEAHGRVTFEDVAGVDEAKQDLQEIVEFLRDPGKFQRLGGRIPRGVLLVGPPGTGKTLIARAVAGEANVPFFTISGSDFVEMFVGVGASRVRDMFEQAKKNAPCIIFIDEIDAVGRHRGAGLGGGNDEREQTLNQLLVEMDGFEANEGVILIAATNRPDVLDPALLRPGRFDRQVVVPNPDVVGREQILKVHVRKVPLAPDINLKTIARGTPGFSGADLMNLVNEAALTAARRNKRMVTQAEFEEAKDKVMMGAERKSLVMTEEEKLLTAYHEGGHAIVGLNVVATDPIHKATIIPRGRALGMVMQLPERDKLSMSLEQMTSRLAIMMGGRVAEELIFGREKVTSGAASDIEQATRLARMMVTRWGLSEELGTVSYGENQDEVFLGMSVSRTQNASEATVQKIDKEIKRLVEEGYNEATKILTEKREDLETLAKGLLEFETLSGDEIIDLLKGKKPNRESVLEPSTPRASAVPPAGKPRPRPDPDPGLEPQPQA
- a CDS encoding sialate O-acetylesterase, which codes for MLRLVAFLVGGLLIGAIAGKFWTWNARQADWTAVAPPARIERPCLPVSGKTAVIVVHGQSNAGNFGSARHTARDGVDNFDPAIGKCFAAADPLLGTDGMGGSFATRLGDILIEAGRYDRVVLVPLAVGGASLSFLNNEGALVITNGIAKLKAAGLTPTHILFQQGERDALLTTSAEQYASLLHQLVKRFRDAGIAAPFYLSRSTKCDYAGPTNMAAVRAGQLAAVDQALDIRQGPDTDTIGNEGRISDGCHMNEIGTLANAALWAAFIK
- a CDS encoding TetR/AcrR family transcriptional regulator; the protein is MVYRRTHQVVKRLAARRSAILAAARDAAAEGGMAAVQIAPVAIRANVAAGTVYRYFPSKAELISELIAEVSRDGLAAIRRAADAAPGPSSALAAAVTTVAVQVLSQRKLAWGILAEPVDVDVSVSRLASRREISGEIAARIDAAVRAGHLPVQDTALAATALLGALHESLVGPLAPENLDDPAKLRDAVQTVTLLALRAVGVMDARARGLVVQAVLPAKALVGA
- the tilS gene encoding tRNA lysidine(34) synthetase TilS, whose translation is MPDDDHAPISVQQAKELFAPWKAASALVLAVSGGPDSLALMWLAARWRRAAPRGPRLIAVTVDHGLRVEAAREARDVKRLARTLDVPHRTLRWTGPKPKTGVPAAARAARYRLLAKAARTSGATHILTAHTRDDQAETLLMRMLRGSGIAGLAAMARESEREGVWLARPLLDVPKSRLVATLDKARIAFADDPTNRDMSFTRPRLRALMPVLAEEGGDSRNLARLASRLARANAAIEVLADGAECYLALRDRDDAARFGFDAGAFAGLPEEIRLRLLKRAIDRAGYEGPAELGKLEALLAVLDNAIANGEKQTRLKQTLAGAAISLIEGRIHVNPAPPRRGGRV
- the ybgF gene encoding tol-pal system protein YbgF, whose protein sequence is MSSRFLNVTGAAAMAAMLALSVQPSSAQITFPWERERAPQGYPQGQPQSDDADAEMRIQRLEQQLRQLTGQNEELQYRNRQLEERLRQLGAAPPAPGGQPPQAQPSAAAAPPVAQPGPPQGPQAYPQQAYPQQGPRQPQGYPQAQPGYDQQPQIASPAPIAQDPAAPQVGGRRRGDAFDPSQNPNAPGAPRALGGGQMPISNEASVGAPGGRGPGEPLNLGGPRDAGAPAAAAPQRGPGPGASAALTTLPPSATSKDEFDLGIGYMQRKDYALAEETMKNFSQKYPSDPLIGDAQYWLGESYFQRQQYRDAAETFLGVTSKYDKSGKAPDALLRLGQSLAALKEKEAACAALGEVTRKYPRASAGVKAAVDREQKRVKC
- a CDS encoding N-acyl amino acid synthase FeeM domain-containing protein; this translates as MKSGVETRASHSVWGSRLLDRVEYRLVETAEERDLINSLRYRAYLNGGLIPPSESERVHDPYDDAPNARTFGIYIDGELCSSVRLHVLTSEWRMSHTTDLFGDVLHPRLDKGEVFVDPSRLAADPEKAGRFPELPYLTVRLGYMACAYFNADTGLALVRAEHQAFYRRVFLQEAIAEPRPIPIISHKVALMACDFGAVRDKVLARFPIMRSTSAERRMLFERDGERHSSPHGVVSSFERPSIVLTS
- a CDS encoding alpha/beta fold hydrolase; amino-acid sequence: MHVSVNGVRLFFDVEGAKLVPDGPIMREKPTLLLLHGGPGFDHSIYKPAYSPLSDIAQIVYLDHRGNGRSEDGPREGWTLAQWGDDVHAFCEVLGITEPIVLGASFGGMVALAYATRHPNHASKLVLVSTAAAGDEYLERRVELFERFGGPEVGALARRRLLEQRGHPDQTSVEAWARLAMPHYTRVPRDPDMGRRAINRPPVLQWFTRPDGESHNYNFFPDLDRIQCPTLVLGGEDDPMHPIESQADIAAALPPHLVRFERFADCRHACIQDAPERTLATIRNFILRPK